One window from the genome of Flavobacterium agricola encodes:
- a CDS encoding helix-turn-helix domain-containing protein, which translates to MIGTEIRNKRKELGLTQKELAIILGVSHNTISNWEKGEVIPASKENMLREFINNNIVNNEVVAKKENTPTPGVPYYEDIEATASITSSFSDFKEVPTFYINYEHFNDCTAYVPIFGDSMYPAFCSGEIIAIKQVFNLDVIFWGEAYFVVTNSNANDIRAAKLLFQHEDESKVILRSSNPNYKGDTVINKKDILRLFVIKGKIQRKHL; encoded by the coding sequence ATGATTGGAACAGAAATAAGAAATAAAAGGAAAGAATTAGGCTTAACACAGAAGGAGTTAGCTATTATTCTTGGTGTTTCACACAATACAATATCTAATTGGGAAAAAGGAGAAGTTATTCCAGCATCTAAAGAAAATATGTTGCGTGAATTTATAAATAACAATATTGTGAATAACGAAGTTGTTGCAAAAAAAGAAAACACCCCAACTCCAGGCGTACCATATTATGAAGATATTGAAGCTACAGCAAGTATAACATCGAGTTTTAGTGATTTTAAAGAAGTGCCTACCTTTTATATTAATTACGAACATTTTAATGACTGTACGGCTTATGTGCCTATATTTGGAGATAGTATGTACCCAGCTTTTTGTTCTGGAGAAATAATAGCCATTAAGCAGGTTTTTAACTTAGATGTTATTTTTTGGGGCGAAGCCTATTTTGTTGTAACAAATTCTAACGCTAACGATATTAGAGCTGCCAAGCTTTTGTTTCAGCACGAAGATGAATCTAAAGTTATTTTACGTTCTTCAAATCCAAATTATAAAGGAGATACCGTAATAAATAAAAAAGATATTCTAAGATTATTTGTTATTAAAGGAAAAATTCAGCGTAAGCATTTGTAA